GCTTTTGTGATTCCCGTTCTGAAACCGGGAAAGGACCCAGAAAATCCTCTGCACTACAGGCCTATCGCTTTAACGAGTGTTCTTTGCAAGACACTTGAACGTATGGTCAACGCCCGTTTAATCTTTGAATTGGAGAAAGTGACATGTATTCCGCtcttgcagagtggtttccgtaagGGGCGCTCCCCAATTGATAATATCGTCCAACTGGAAACCTACATCCGCAATGCTTTTGTACGTAGAAACCatcttgtctccattttctttgatataGAAAAGGCGTATGACCGTACATGGCGATACGGAAttcttcagaaactttttaacttgggttttaggggaaatcttccaatttttattcgaaattttctaaCATCTCGAACTTTCCGAGTTCGTGTCGGCAATTTTTActccaattattttattcaagaggAGGGTGTTCCACAAGGGAGCGTCCTCAGTGTTACgctttttatcatccattttagTGACATACTTAATCATTTACCACCATCTGTGCAGGGAAATTTATACGTTGACGATCTGCATATCTCTTGTGAGGGTAGTGATATGCGTTTAATTGAACTTCAActgcaaaatgcagttaataaattGCACAAGTGGTGCGAGAAAAATGGACACACTCTTTCTGCCGAAAAGagtaaatgtatgcatttttgcaGAAAACGAAACCTTCACCCTGATCCTTCAATCTATATACGTAATGGCCCGATTCCAGTTGTTGATGAAGTGCGGTTTTTGGgtgtatattttgataaaaagctcactttccttccgcatattttatACCTTCGGAAGAAGTGTGAGAGATCACTCAATATCCTCAAGGTACTTTCTCGCACTTCCTGGGGTGCCGATCGCACCTCCTTACTTCGTATATACCAGGCTGTCATTTTATCTCGGATTGACTACGGGTGTTTCGTATATGGCTCAGCCAGATCTACTGTTCTGCTTCGACTAGATACCGTGCATCACTCTGCTCTGCGGATTTGTTCGGGAGCTTTCCGCACATCGCCAGTGGAGAGTCTTTATGTCATTTGCCATCAGTTGCCTTTGGAGCTGCGAAGGTAAAAACTCTCCCTGCAATATCATTTTCGAACGCTGTCTCTTCCACAACATCCTGTGGCAAATACGACTCTTCCTGCTACTCTCCGCAGAATTTATGATGCTCGTCCTTCTAACATTCTTCCCTTTTCTGAGAGAGTGAAAAGcatacttcaaaatttgaatttgcagtTTCCTGAAATCCAGACTGTTGATTTCCAAacttttccaccttgggatattcccaatttttcatttttaaatccttttagtGGTTTCATAAAAGATACAACTGCTCCagtgatttttcaacaaattttttggGCTCATCGCAGTCAGTATCCTTCCTTTGTGCCTGTCTTCACTGACGGTTCAAAGACAACCGAGCATGTTGGTTGCGGAATTGTTTTTGATTCCGACATAAACAATTTCCGTCTCAATACATCCTTTTCAGTTTTGTCAGCCGAATTAGTGGCAATTTCTCATGCTCTGATGAATATATCATCCTCACCTCAGAGACAGTTTTGTATATATACAGATAGCATGAGTTCTCTGGAAATCCTCTCTCAATTTAATCCCCATACAAATCCAGTTGTAATAGAAATCTTGGGACTTTTGAAAACTCTTCAAAATagaggttttaatattttattttgctggattcCCAGTCATATGGGAATTGCTGGCAATGAGCAGGCAGATCATGCTGCAAAAACTGCGTCTTTTCTCTTACATCACAAAATACCATACAGTgatgtaaagaaatctattaCCAATGGGATTTTTACTCTGTGGCAAGAGACATGGAATATGCAGACACagaataaattgcattctgttaAACCTGTTATTGACACATGGCCCGTTTTACCGATGCGTAGGGCTGATGTAAAATTGTCTCGCCTACGTATTGGACATACTAGGATTACCCACAAACACTTGCTTTTCGGAGAAAGGGCACCTGTGTGCTCCTCGTGTCACACCGAATTGACAGTAggtcatattttgattgaatgcccAGCTTTTGAATCTCATCGCcaccatttttttcatctatcaaATGCTACTCTCCCAGAATTGCTGGGAGAGAAttatcatccaaatatttttaaatttttaattgctatacaCCTTTTACCATGTATTTGACttcaataatttccatttttattattttaaaaaaaatgtcatatttcgtCTTAAtctgttttagctattttatattaGTCTACACATAAGCATacttaattttatactaaattccaATCATCAACAGGGCTCTACTTTTCACCATAAgcatggcgcagtatggccaagaatgggcctaaaaacttaaatcaacaaaCGACAcggaaaaatactgaaaaatattacgACCATTTTTTTGTCATCAAAAGACTTTCTGAGAATAAGGAGACATTTCACACGGTCTCTCCGTTCCTTGTAGAAAAAGCCGTTTCTGGAACACTTGGGGAAGTTTCTGCCATTCGCAAACTTCGTTCGGGAGATTTGCTGGTGGAAGTTAATTCTCGAAAACAATCTAATCAAATTCTCAAACTGAAAGCATTGGCTACAATTCCCATTTCTGTAAGCGCGCATACATCTCTTAATTCTTCTAAGGGTGTTATTACATGTGGGGAGTTATTTCATACATCAATTGAAGAAATTACAAATGACCTAAAACCTGAAGGAGTGATACATGTACGCCGTATCTCaattcggcgggatggacaactcctcccTACAAAGCACCTCGTTCTTACCTTCCAAATGCCTACTTTGCCAGAAGTAGTTAAAATAGGATATATGAGATTGAAAGTGCGTCCTTTTATACCTAACCCTCTGAGATGCTTTCaatgccaacgttttgggcaCTCTAAGATCGCCTGCCGCGGGACACttacttgcgcccgttgtgcagagaaaggacatgatagccagcagtgcacCTCATCTGAAAAGTGCGTCAACTGGGATGGCGAACATACTTCCTTTTCCAGATCATGTCCACGTTGGaggttggaaaaagaaattataactttgaaaacaaaagaacaaatttctTATCCAGAAGCTAAAAGAAGAATCGAGGCACAGACACCTTCCCCTGGGGTCAGCTATGCATCAGctgttaaaaaatcatattgcaAAAACTGTTCATGTAAAAATTGTGTGCAGATTGTTACTGAAAAAGTTCCTCCCACAAAAACATCCGAATCTGATACAGAACCTTCTACAAACAGTGCTCCTGAATCTCACGATCCACCTAAACGTAAACCAAAACCAAAGCCTCCACGTGCTCTTAAATTAAAGCTTTCGAAACACGGCCTTTCACAAGAAATGATTtcggaaaaatttaaatcaaaattgaaaaaatccaaTATTCGAAATTCGGTTGCTCTGGGACTTGCAACTACGGGAACAGTCCAAAAGGATTTACCTACTATTTTTGGAGGATTGTCCAAAAGTCCTGATTCAATTGCTCTCCATCCATCCGACGAAGAGGAGGATGaccttgaaatgagttgcgaaatAACGCCAACTCAAACTAACGCCCTTTATAATTCCCACTCTAAaaaactctcttaatgggtacctttctctcgtggaattgtcgcggcattcggacAAAGCTAACTGACATCAAAGCtctcattaataaatcaaatcctGTTTGCGTAGCTCttcaagagacatttttgaaacaaaatattcactTCAAATTAAGAGGTTATAATTGTGCAAGGAAGGATAACGAAACTGGTGCATCATTCTCTGGTGGAGTGTGCATTTTAACCTCCAACTTTTATCCCAGTACTATCCTTAATCTACGCACTAACTTGCAAGCTGTGGCTGTGCAGATTCATGTCAAATCTTTAGTCACGGTCTGTTGCCTTTACTTGCCTCCAAATGGGGTTATTTCGCAGGACGATTTGAATACTTTGGTTGATCAGCTTCCAACTCCTTtcattttgcttggtgattttaacgggcatagtactttgtggggttcggatagcaCTAACTCCCGTGGGCGACAGATAGAAcaattcatttctgataactgtctctgtctgctcaataacaaTGAAAAGACATACTTTCATGAACCCACTCGTACTTTCCATTCCCTTGACCTCGCTATTTGCTCTCCGGCAATTTTCCCATTATTGAATTTGGCAGTTGAAAGCGATttacataatagtgatcattttcctctTGTCATCTCTCATGATGATAATAGTAATTTGATGCAAAGCCCACcaacatacattttccaaaaagcagATTGGGCTACATTTACTAAGCTTGAATTGATTACAGAAGAAATGATTTCATCTGCCGATATTAGTGAGGCTGTCCAAAATGTCACTGATTGCATTATTAAGGCCGCTGATGCTTCAATTCCAAAGCGTACCCCTCTTCCACGCAAATTTCGCAAACCATGGTGGAATGATGAATGCCGTAATGCTTATaaggaacaaagaaaatgttGGGGTATTTTCCGCAGGTATCCTACCACGGAAaatcttgttgcatttaaaagAGCAAGAGCAAATGCTCGTCGAATTCGGCGCCGCAGTCAAAAAGAATCTTGGCAAAGTTTTATATCCACCATCACTTCCAATACATCTAGTGCACAGTTGTGGAAGAAAGTTAAAGCGGCAAacggaatttataaagaattcgctTTCCCCATCTTAAATACAGAAACGGCTTCATATTCCTCGCCACTTGATATTGCAAATGTTATTGGAGAAACCTTCGCTGATGTTTCAAGCTCTGTTCCTAATAATCCGACTTTTCGTGCGATTAAGAGACAAGCTGAACAAGTGCCTTTGAAGTTTAGAACCCGCATGGTCCTCTCTTATAACAATAACTTTAAGATAGTGGAATTAAGGAACGCTCTTTCTCGTACTCGAGATACTAGCCCAGGTGTCGACGGGATTACCTAcagtatgcttcgccatttagacGGAACCTCTCTTTTGCATCTCCTGAACCTGTTCAACAGAATCTGGAGTGAGCAAACTTTTCCTGAACAATGGTATGAAGCCATTGTGATACCTATCCTTAAACCTGGAAAGGTTCCTACCAATCCTTCAAACTATAGGCCAATTGCTTTAACTAGTTGTCTCTGTAAAACGCTCGAACGCATGGTAAATGCCCGTTTACTCTATGAACTGGAGAAAAATGGGTATATTTCACCTTTTcaaagtggtttccgtcgaggaCGTTCTACCAATGACAACTTGGTTATGCTTGAATCTCAAATTCGAAATGCATTCGTCCGGAGAAACCATCTAGTTTCTATATTCTTCGATATAGAAAAGGCGTACGATCGTACGTGGCGGTATGGCATCCTCCGTACTTTAGGTGATTTTGGTTTTAAAGGTAACTtgccagtttttattcaaaattttttaaaatttcggacATTTCGAGTCCGTATTGGTAAtacattttctcatcattttattcaaagtgagggtgttcctcaaggaagtgttttgagtgtcaccctttttattctccatataagccaaattattcatgttttaccATCATCCGTTTGTGGAACACTATATGTGGATGATCTACAAGTCTCCTGCCAGGGGTCTAATATGGTTTTAATAGAGCGACAACTTCAGAGGGCTGTTAACAAACTCATTTCATGGTGTGATGAGAATGGACACACGCTTTCCCCTGAAAAGAGCCGCTGTGTACACTTTTGTCGGAAACGGAGTCTCCATCCTGATCCTGTAATACAAATTCGAGGTGTTGATATTCCAGTCGTTGAGGAAGTACGTTTCTTAGGGGTCATATTTGACCGGAAACTCACTTTCCTTTCGCATGTTCTTCATCTGCGAAAGAGGTGTGAAAAATCCCTCAACATCCTAAAAGTTCTCTCGACTACAAGATGGGGGGCAGATCGAACATCTTTACTTCGTATCTATCAGTCTGTTATTCTGTCGAGAATTGATTATGGATGCGAAATATATGGTACAGCTCGTTCTGGTGTTCTCCGAAATTTAGACACAGTACACAACAGTGCTTTGCGTATATGTTCTGGAGCCTTTCGTACATCACCAGTTCATAGTTTATATGTGATTTGTCATCAACTTCCACTTTATCTGAGAcggaaaaaattatctgaactatattttttccgTATTGAATCCTCTATCAATCACCCTATTCGTAGAATTAATTTACCCATTGGCCTGGGGCGATTATATAATGCACGTCCTTCTAATATCCTACCTTTTCGTGAAAGGGTAAAAAGAGCTTTTGctgatgcaaatattttaaatctgcaggTTCATAATACTAACGCTTATGCTTTgccaccctgggatatcccagAAATATCATATCTTAACCCTTTTCTCGCTTATGACAAGTCTACCACTTCATCTGTTgtctttcaacaactttttctATATCACCGCAATGAATATTCTACACACATTCCTgtttttacggatggctcaaaGACAGCTCATCAAGTAGGTTGTGCTGTCGTCATTGCTGAGGACACAGGCAGCTTTCAGTTGAGTACTTTGTGTTCAGTTTTAACTGCTGAACTAATGGCAATTATGATtgctcttgaaaaaatttctaacctCACTTACcacaaattctgcatttattctgaTAGTATGAGTGCTCTGGAGGCCCTCAGCCATCCTCATACTAAAACACATCCACTAGCTGTAGATATCCTACATCTTTGGAGAGATTTGCAAGCTCagaactaccaaattttattttgttggttacCTGGCCATGTTGGCATTGTTGGCAATGAATCTGCTGATGCTGCAGCAAAGACAGCATCCACTTCTCTACAACGAGCTATTCCGtacacagattttaaaaaatatatttctcaacgtattttttatttagggaaagaatcatgggatttgcagatttctaataagcTGCATTCTATTCAGCCTGACATCACTTTGTGGCCGGTAGTTCCAGTACGCGAGTTGGACGTCAAATTGACTCGGCTTCGCATTGGCCATACTCGcctcacacataaacatcttctatTTGGTGAGCGATGTCCAGTCTGTAATGCGTGTGATGTTAATTTaactgttattcatattttatcacaatgtccaatttttaattctcatcgattACATTTATTCGGTACATCATCTTCAAACATtcgtgacttggtgggagaacatccccatccaaatatttttactttcttgaaagaaattggttttttccattttatttaactagcAAAATTTTATCTCCGCATTTCTtggttttgcaaattttactttaactttttagaactccactgaatattttttatatttaaccatatgtttggcgcagcttagccagatttggctcttgtgccacaaaatccaaaataactaactaactaacctCCAAGGGAGTTATATCCTGCGGAGAGTTATTACATGTTTCTGTTGAAGATataactaaagatttaaaaaatcagggAGTGACCCATGTACGGCGTATTTCTATACGAAGGGATGGCCAGCtcctaaaaacaaaacatttagtaTTGACATTTGATTCTCCTAAATTACCTGAGCACATAAAAGCCGGATATATGCGCCTATCTGTCCGAGAATATATCCCAAACCCATTGCGTTGTTTCAAGTGCCAACGCTTCGGACATTCTAAAACTTCTTGCCGCGGGACTCTaacatgcgcccgttgtgcagaatcTGGTCATGACAGTACTAACTGCACTGCCGAAGAGAAGTGTGTGAATTGCAAAGACCAGCACACTTCCTTTTCCCGAAACTGCCATGCTTGGAAAcaggagaaagaaataatttcaactaagatcaaaaataaaatttcttatcagGAAGCTCGCAAactcataaaattgaaaacacCTTCAGCTGGGATAAATTACGCTTTTGCAGTTAAAAAATGTCGGCTACCATATCCACTCAGTGGGATCTGAATGATCTATCTTCTGGTAAGGTTTTAAAACCATTAGAATCTACTCAAAGAGCTCCTATTCCAGTTAATTTGCCAAATCTTTCACCTGTGTCTGTTGCACCAATCAGTGACAATGCTTCAGCTTCGCCGGATTTAACTGGTTTTCAACTAGTGACACacactaaaaagtttaaaaaggccTCACCTGTGGAAACAAAATCATTAATCaatgctgaaaaaatttcaaaattttactctaCCTCACCTCACCAAGTTCCCACCACTGTTGCAT
The window above is part of the Argiope bruennichi chromosome 7, qqArgBrue1.1, whole genome shotgun sequence genome. Proteins encoded here:
- the LOC129975006 gene encoding uncharacterized protein LOC129975006, producing MAKNGPKNLNQQTTRKNTEKYYDHFFVIKRLSENKETFHTVSPFLVEKAVSGTLGEVSAIRKLRSGDLLVEVNSRKQSNQILKLKALATIPISVSAHTSLNSSKGVITCGELFHTSIEEITNDLKPEGVIHVRRISIRRDGQLLPTKHLVLTFQMPTLPEVVKIGYMRLKVRPFIPNPLRCFQCQRFGHSKIACRGTLTCARCAEKGHDSQQCTSSEKCVNWDGEHTSFSRSCPRWRLEKEIITLKTKEQISYPEAKRRIEAQTPSPGVSYASAVKKSYCKNCSCKNCVQIVTEKVPPTKTSESDTEPSTNSAPESHDPPKRKPKPKPPRALKLKLSKHGLSQEMISEKFKSKLKKSNIRNSVALGLATTGTVQKDLPTIFGGLSKSPDSIALHPSDEEEDDLEMSCEITPTQTNALYNSHSKKLS